One Capsicum annuum cultivar UCD-10X-F1 chromosome 2, UCD10Xv1.1, whole genome shotgun sequence genomic window carries:
- the LOC107860194 gene encoding calcium-transporting ATPase 2, plasma membrane-type — MESYLNENFGGVKAKHSEEEMLRRWRSLCGVVKNPKRRFRFTANLSKRYEAAAMRRTNHEKLRVAVLVSKAAFQFISAEKESVSNFVGAGKGASNPLLLVTASTIVYLSATHSYVPARIE; from the exons atggagAGCTATTTGAATGAGAATTTTGGAGGAGTGAAGGCGAAGCACTCCGAGGAGGAGATGCTACGCCGATGGAGGAGTCTTTGTGGTGTAGTTAAGAATCCAAAACGTAGATTTCGTTTCACTGCAAATCTCTCTAAGCGATATGAGGCTGCTGCCATGCGGCGTACAAATCAT GAGAAATTAAGGGTAGCAGTTTTGGTTTCCAAAGCTGCATTTCAGTTCATATCAG CCGAGAAAGAGAGTGTATCCAATTTTGTTGGAGCAGGAAAGGGTGCCTCCAATCCATTGTTATTGGTAACAGCCTCAACGATTGTGTATCTGTCAGCCACCCATTCATACGTACCAGCTCGTATTGAGTAA
- the LOC107860193 gene encoding mitochondrial outer membrane protein porin 2 (The sequence of the model RefSeq protein was modified relative to this genomic sequence to represent the inferred CDS: added 49 bases not found in genome assembly) — protein sequence MSRGPGLFSDIGKKARDLLTKDYISDQKLSISTYSDTGVALTSTAVKKGGLSTGDVGAQYKYKNTLIDVKVDTGSNISTTLTLNDLAPSTKTIASLKFPDYSSGKLEVQYYHHHAAFSTAVGLKQNPIVDLSVTLGTPTFAIGAEASYETAAGKLAKYTAGVSVTKPDSCAAIVLGDKGDTIKASYIHHLDELKKSAAVGEITRRFSTNENTFTVGGSYAVDNLTTVKLKLNNHGKLGALLQHELIPKSSLTISSEFDTKALEKTPKFGVALALKP from the exons ATCTGCTGACGAAGGACTATATCTCCGATCAGAAGCTATCTATTTCAACCTACAGTGACACCGGAGTG GCCCTTACATCAACTGCAGTAAAGAAGGGAGGGCTTTCAACTGGAGATGTTGGAGCACAATACAAATATAAGAACACCTTGATTGATGTAAAAGTTGATACAGGGTCAAAC ATCTCAACTACTCTTACTCTAAATGACCTTGCCCCCTCAACAAAAACCATTGCCTCCCTGAAATTCCCTGACTACAGTTCTGGAAAG CTAGAGGTTCAATACTATCACCATCACGCTGCCTTTAGTACCGCTGTTGGTCTGAAACAAAACCCTATAGTTGATCTCTCTGTCACGCTTGGTACTCCCACTTTTGCCATCGGTGCAGAGGCAAGTTATGAGACAGCGGCAGGTAAACTTGCTAAATATACTGCTGGCGTAAGTGTGACAAAACCAGATTCCTGTGCTGCTATCGTACT GGGCGACAAAGGGGACACAATAAAGGCATCATATATACATCATCTAGATGAATTGAAGAAGAGTGCAGCCGTGGGCGAGATCACTAGACGGTTCTCCACAAATGAAAACACCTTCACAGTTGGAGGGTCATATGCTGTTGATAACCTGACAACTGTGAAACTTAAGCTCAATAACCATGGCAAGCTGGGGGCTCTATTGCAGCATGAGCTGATTCCTAAGTCATCGTTGACTATTTCTAGCGAGTTTGACACCAAGGCCTTGGAAAAGACTCCCAAATTCGGTGTGGCCCTTGCTCTTAAGCCTTGA